The following are from one region of the Acanthopagrus latus isolate v.2019 chromosome 2, fAcaLat1.1, whole genome shotgun sequence genome:
- the capns1b gene encoding calpain small subunit 1b — protein sequence MFMAKAFIKGLINVVSDIDPSQFRPADPPPPRRPLNFAETHETEEEKQFRRVFKQLAGDDMEVSPKELMDILNKIVSKHGGLTTDGFSIESCRSMVAVMDSDSTGKLGFHEFKYLWNNIKRWQGIYMSHDADGSGVICDQELPRAFKAAGFPLNDQLYKLIIRRYSDEHGNMDFDNFVGCLVRLDAMCRAFKTLDKDNNGTIALDIKEWLQLTMYS from the exons ATGTTTATGGCGAAGGCGTTCATCAAAGGCCTCATCAATGTGGTCAG cGACATCGACCCGTCACAGTTTCGTCCTGCAGACCCT cctcCACCTCGCAGACCTCTGAACTTCGCCGAGACTCATGAGactgaagaggagaaacagtTTCGGAGGGTTTTCAAGCAGCTGGCCGGAGAT gacaTGGAGGTGAGTCCTAAAGAGCTGATGGACATCCTCAACAAAATCGTTTCCAAAC ATGGAGGTCTGACGACTGACGGCTTCAGCATCGAGTCCTGCAGGAGCATGGTGGCCGTCATGGAC AGCGACAGCACAGGGAAACTGGGCTTCCACGAGTTCAAATACCTCTGGAACAACATCAAGAGATGGCAG GGTATTTATATGTCCCATGATGCCGATGGTTCAGGTGTGATCTGTGATCAAGAGCTGCCGAGAGCATTCAAGGCTGCAG gcttcCCTCTGAACGACCAGCTCTACAAGCTGATTATCCGTCGCTATAGCGATGAGCACGGCAACATGGACTTTGACAACTTCGTCGGCTGCCTGGTGCGACTGGACGCCATGTGCA gAGCCTTTAAGACCCTGGACAAGGACAACAATGGCACCATAGCCCTGGACATCAAGGAG TGGCTTCAGCTGACGATGTATTCATGA